A genomic stretch from Lathyrus oleraceus cultivar Zhongwan6 chromosome 2, CAAS_Psat_ZW6_1.0, whole genome shotgun sequence includes:
- the LOC127118399 gene encoding embryonic abundant protein VF30.1, protein MEFAHLTVLSLFCLAFVGITATSPGEDYWQSIWPNTPLPKTFSDLLIPNGKTNGLPIKIEELNQYSTLFFEHDLHPGKKFVLGNSHPVGNIIRPFRKSRQGVTDSIWLANKDEQSLEDFCYSPTAIAEHKHCVSSLKSMIDEIISHFGTTKIKAISSNFAQNQDQYVVEEVKRISENAVMCHRLNFENVVFNCHQVSKTTAYMVSLVASDGTKTNALTVCHHDTRGMNPELLYEALQVTPGTVPVCHFIGNKAAAWVPNHTVDNLRC, encoded by the exons atggagtttgcacatcTCACTGTTTTATCTCTCTTTTGT TTGGCTTTCGTCGGAATCACTGCAACATCACCTGGAGAAGATTATTGGCAATCTATTTGGCCAAACACTCCATTGCCAAAGACCTTCTCTGATCTATTGATTCCTA ATGGAAAAACTAATGGTCTACCCATCAAAATCGAAGAATTGAACCAATACTCGACGCTATTTTTCGAACACGACCTTCATCCTGGGAAAAAGTTTGTCTTGGGTAACAGTCATCCGGTAGGAAATATAATTCGACCATTCAGAAAATCAAGACAAGGTGTCACAGATTCCATATGGCTGGCAAATAAAGATGAACAAAGTCTCGAGGACTTTTGTTATAGTCCAACAGCTATAGCAGAACACAAACATTGTGTATCATCCTTGAAATCCATGATTGACGAGATCATTTCACATTTTGGAACAACAAAGATTAAGGCAATTTCAAGTAACTTTGCTCAAAATCAAGATCAATATGTTGTGGAAGAAGTGAAAAGAATTAGTGAAAATGCTGTGATGTGTCATAGATTGAATTTTGAAAATGTAGTATTCAATTGCCACCAAGTGAGCAAAACTACCGCATATATGGTCTCATTAGTGGCCTCCGATGGAACTAAAACTAACGCTTTAACAGTCTGTCACCACGACACTAGAGGTATGAATCCCGAGTTGCTTTATGAAGCACTCCAAGTGACTCCTGGAACCGTCCCTGTGTGTCATTTCATCGGCAATAAAGCTGCTGCATGGGTACCAAATCATACCGTGGACAATCTTAGATGTTAA